From the Leptospira biflexa serovar Patoc strain 'Patoc 1 (Paris)' genome, one window contains:
- a CDS encoding lysylphosphatidylglycerol synthase transmembrane domain-containing protein, giving the protein MRKLIFGIIVSGIAIYFLQKNFDISEFERLEGKVNWWIFPLLILSNLWAFIPFSIRWYHLLEKKITFHQSFSTAIIGVGLNMVLPARGGDLVRLLMNKRDSDLPLTHLLSRIFLEKVMDLGSVVVIGATALFYMGLGQSKNLSLLLISSLVIIGMLVGLILVKYFLFFLRSVALKCFSLIGKQSLYETKLDHHLVEFSEFLQGDKLIKPLAYSLPTWVFGYAISYYLAGMLIGMPISFPEALLFMFLGGMGVAIPSAPSGIGVFHAAIISGFIILGRDPGEGLVYATVVHLTQFLITTVLACFAYLVWRLSHQKNMRIN; this is encoded by the coding sequence ATGAGAAAATTAATTTTTGGAATTATCGTTTCAGGCATTGCCATTTATTTTTTACAAAAGAACTTTGATATCAGTGAATTCGAACGACTAGAAGGAAAAGTCAATTGGTGGATTTTTCCTCTTCTAATCCTATCCAATTTATGGGCATTTATTCCTTTTTCGATTCGATGGTATCATCTACTCGAGAAAAAAATCACATTTCACCAATCCTTTTCCACAGCCATCATTGGTGTGGGTTTGAACATGGTGTTACCTGCTCGAGGTGGGGATTTGGTAAGATTACTGATGAACAAACGAGATTCGGATCTCCCCCTCACTCACCTTCTCAGCCGAATCTTCTTAGAAAAAGTAATGGATTTGGGTTCCGTAGTTGTCATCGGTGCCACAGCTCTTTTTTATATGGGGCTTGGACAATCCAAAAATTTAAGCCTTCTTTTGATTTCCAGTTTGGTCATTATTGGGATGTTGGTTGGTCTAATTTTGGTAAAATATTTTTTATTTTTCTTAAGATCAGTCGCTCTCAAATGTTTTTCACTTATCGGCAAACAATCATTATATGAAACGAAACTCGACCACCATTTGGTAGAATTTTCGGAATTTTTGCAAGGGGATAAACTCATCAAACCACTTGCCTATTCATTACCAACATGGGTTTTTGGTTATGCGATTTCTTATTATCTTGCAGGGATGCTCATTGGTATGCCTATTTCCTTTCCGGAGGCATTGTTATTTATGTTTTTAGGTGGGATGGGAGTTGCCATTCCTTCCGCTCCTTCGGGCATAGGTGTGTTCCACGCTGCCATCATTTCTGGATTTATCATTTTAGGTAGAGATCCTGGGGAAGGTCTTGTCTATGCAACAGTAGTCCATTTGACCCAGTTTCTCATCACCACAGTCCTTGCCTGTTTTGCCTATCTTGTTTGGCGCCTCTCACATCAAAAAAACATGAGAATCAACTAA
- a CDS encoding histidine triad nucleotide-binding protein, with product MEDCIFCKIIRGEIPAKKEYETDSIFVFHDITPQAPIHLLIIPKAHIKSMNEIDSLDPKVIHQIFEVIPELAKKNGIFEKGYRVVNNCGTYGGQTVGHLHFHLLGGRHLQWPPG from the coding sequence ATGGAAGACTGTATTTTTTGTAAGATCATTCGCGGTGAAATACCTGCCAAAAAAGAATACGAAACTGATTCTATTTTTGTATTCCATGACATCACTCCACAAGCGCCCATCCATTTGCTCATCATACCCAAAGCACATATCAAAAGTATGAATGAAATTGATTCTCTTGACCCGAAGGTGATCCATCAAATTTTCGAAGTGATTCCCGAACTTGCCAAAAAAAACGGAATCTTTGAAAAAGGATACCGTGTTGTCAATAATTGTGGAACCTACGGTGGACAAACTGTTGGTCATCTACACTTCCACTTGTTAGGTGGCAGACATCTACAATGGCCACCAGGATAA
- a CDS encoding VOC family protein: MSRPFKVLGIQQVAIGGESKEKLSKFWVEIMGLTKVSDYKSEKENVDEDILSMGNGPYKVEIDLMQPIDPNKSPKVHDPKLNHIGLWIDKLEECVDYLTKQGVRFTPGGIRKGAAGYNVCFIHPKGNEEFPLCSEGVLVELVQAPEDVIKALG, translated from the coding sequence ATGTCGCGTCCATTTAAAGTGTTAGGAATCCAACAAGTAGCCATCGGTGGCGAATCCAAAGAAAAATTATCCAAGTTCTGGGTTGAGATCATGGGTCTTACTAAAGTATCTGATTACAAAAGTGAAAAAGAAAATGTCGATGAAGATATACTTTCTATGGGCAATGGTCCGTATAAAGTAGAAATTGATTTGATGCAACCCATCGACCCGAATAAAAGTCCCAAGGTGCATGATCCAAAATTGAATCACATTGGCCTTTGGATTGATAAATTAGAAGAATGTGTGGACTATCTCACCAAACAAGGGGTTCGTTTCACACCTGGTGGGATACGAAAGGGTGCTGCAGGTTATAATGTATGTTTCATCCATCCAAAAGGAAATGAAGAATTCCCACTTTGTAGTGAAGGGGTACTTGTAGAACTCGTACAGGCTCCAGAAGATGTCATCAAGGCTCTAGGATAA
- a CDS encoding YbjN domain-containing protein codes for MRSFISSILIFVVLSTVFVVSAQSPKGKESESASKSATLHHKVEKNLIKKLLVELGYQIISDEDKLLIVSYQDFRVGLVSGNDTSIQFYSSFNTDKKNKMELANKWNQKMRYSRSYMDAEGRLVLESDFDYSGGVSEEAIKEFLQKFQILNSQFSTLLILAE; via the coding sequence GTGAGATCATTTATTTCTTCGATTTTAATTTTTGTCGTATTATCCACTGTTTTTGTTGTGAGCGCCCAATCTCCCAAAGGCAAAGAGTCTGAATCGGCGTCGAAATCGGCCACCTTACATCACAAAGTTGAAAAGAATCTAATCAAAAAATTATTAGTTGAATTAGGTTACCAAATCATCAGTGATGAAGATAAACTACTCATCGTATCATATCAAGATTTTAGAGTAGGCCTTGTATCTGGGAATGATACTTCCATTCAATTCTATTCCTCCTTTAACACAGACAAAAAAAATAAAATGGAATTAGCGAACAAGTGGAATCAGAAGATGAGGTATTCCAGAAGTTATATGGATGCGGAAGGGAGACTTGTATTGGAAAGTGACTTTGATTATTCTGGTGGCGTGAGTGAAGAAGCCATCAAAGAATTTTTGCAAAAATTCCAAATTTTAAATTCGCAGTTTAGTACACTTTTGATTTTAGCGGAATAA
- a CDS encoding lipocalin family protein produces the protein MFFFYHCSLSQFPNAKETNESEFPFVSLLSVSLGTYVSSSRFDRYVESNLEWSRFLGKWHEIKRIDNPFQMGLTNVTADYALREDGNIRVKNEGETITGRSSLEGVAIIVNPSVGKLKVSFLYPLFFGDYLILKIDRNGYQTALIGGPEPNFLWIFSREPTISSVTENEYIQFAKTIGYDTNRLLAY, from the coding sequence ATGTTTTTCTTCTATCACTGTTCTCTCTCTCAATTTCCAAATGCAAAGGAAACAAACGAATCCGAATTTCCATTTGTTTCGCTACTGTCTGTAAGTCTGGGAACCTACGTTTCTTCCTCACGATTTGATCGTTATGTGGAAAGTAATCTTGAATGGAGTCGTTTCCTAGGTAAGTGGCATGAAATCAAACGCATCGATAATCCGTTCCAAATGGGACTAACCAATGTAACCGCAGATTATGCTTTAAGAGAAGATGGAAACATCCGCGTGAAAAACGAAGGAGAAACGATAACAGGGAGAAGTTCCTTAGAAGGAGTTGCGATCATTGTAAACCCAAGTGTAGGGAAGTTGAAGGTAAGTTTTTTATACCCGTTGTTTTTTGGAGACTATTTGATTTTAAAAATCGATCGAAATGGTTACCAAACCGCACTCATCGGTGGCCCAGAACCAAATTTTTTATGGATTTTTTCAAGAGAACCTACCATTTCTTCAGTCACTGAAAACGAATACATTCAATTTGCAAAAACGATTGGTTATGACACCAATCGTTTGCTTGCGTATTAG
- a CDS encoding ABC transporter ATP-binding protein: protein MLLRVHNLTKRFGKEEAVSSVSFDVNQGDYVAIIGPSGSGKTTLLSMLTGMLSPSEGDILYDQIKLSQISKQELAEIRARDLGLVFQFSELVGNLTIKENILLPALFTKKFSSDDYLRKCDYLIDHLKLGDIQNSLPRTLSGGQIQKAAIARSLINDPAILFADEPSGDLDPENSYLVQLLLNEYNKRNHSIILVTHDMKLAFDAQTVYEMKNGRFEQVIKGE from the coding sequence ATGTTACTCCGTGTCCACAACCTAACCAAACGATTTGGAAAGGAAGAAGCAGTGAGTTCCGTGAGTTTTGACGTGAACCAAGGGGATTATGTAGCCATCATTGGACCCTCTGGATCTGGAAAAACCACTCTCCTATCGATGCTTACAGGAATGCTTTCTCCTTCAGAAGGGGACATTTTGTACGACCAAATCAAACTTTCGCAAATTTCCAAACAAGAGTTAGCCGAAATCAGAGCCCGGGACTTAGGCCTCGTGTTCCAATTTTCCGAACTTGTGGGAAACCTGACCATTAAAGAAAATATCCTCCTACCTGCCCTTTTTACTAAAAAATTTTCCAGTGATGACTATCTCAGAAAATGTGATTACCTCATTGACCATTTAAAACTAGGTGACATTCAAAATTCATTACCACGAACTTTGTCCGGTGGCCAAATCCAAAAGGCAGCCATTGCGAGATCCCTCATCAATGACCCTGCCATTCTTTTTGCAGATGAACCTTCCGGGGACTTAGATCCAGAAAATAGTTACCTTGTCCAACTCCTTCTCAATGAGTACAACAAACGAAACCATTCCATCATCCTTGTCACCCATGACATGAAACTCGCCTTTGATGCCCAAACCGTTTATGAAATGAAAAACGGAAGGTTCGAACAAGTGATCAAAGGAGAGTGA
- a CDS encoding methyl-accepting chemotaxis protein gives MKFKWEPNSLRTKLISFTILSVTLACGLTGFLSYYVGRSTIISKLESFDMVKILESKSATIDSILERTKETAVLVASDHNTIRWAKSGEPKGDATEQVFQNLSTYKSKLSYITYFGIINPLTKNYWNESGKKIDTLTEKDSDDSWFFDLIHSKKDLVINMDYTEEYKSYAIFVNGVTLENGNPVLISSIGIDVSVASKQFTQIDQFGGESWLVDSRGIIQLALDSNLLEKELNFSFPDEVVSQLKNTTDSIRIFSGKDSLGNNCLYGSYQLHSVPWRVIYRVPVSAMTKSLDSIAIFTFVSILFSVVLVSIGMGYVLTKVTHAIREASLLMNRISHNELSFEVPKNQLERNDEIGGMAKSLEKMRQNLTVIVQKIQNLSESITGKSSQLSSLASDSSATIEEIASSVQELSASAENVSASAEEISSQSNSMIETLNLLGSEMELVSKGAEKIEGKASELESFVGKSLLDAKSLFETINLKIQNAVKDAEAIKEIRELASMIAEIGDQTNLLSLNAAIEAARAGEHGRGFAVVATEVSNLAGKSQETVKKIVELNHKLEKAMVDMVDSVKELLNMITGKVIPDYEGVVASGKEYKIQSEEIYTLAKRTFNLAKEISNSISEVHHAIISVSEAMNQNALALGEISSGTNQMSEVSMQTADSSSELNQTAIDMKEIAYQFKLILFDFFLDQFFNFFHGWFVGII, from the coding sequence ATGAAATTCAAATGGGAACCAAATTCGCTACGTACGAAACTCATCAGTTTCACCATTCTTTCTGTCACACTGGCATGTGGGTTAACAGGTTTTTTGAGTTATTATGTTGGGAGAAGTACGATTATCTCCAAATTGGAAAGTTTTGATATGGTGAAAATCCTAGAATCCAAGTCAGCCACCATTGATTCCATTTTAGAACGAACAAAAGAGACGGCAGTGTTAGTTGCCTCCGACCACAATACCATCCGCTGGGCAAAATCGGGTGAACCCAAAGGAGACGCAACAGAGCAGGTCTTTCAGAATTTATCCACTTACAAATCAAAATTAAGTTATATCACTTACTTTGGCATCATCAATCCACTTACTAAAAACTACTGGAATGAATCAGGAAAAAAAATTGATACCCTAACTGAAAAGGATTCGGATGACAGTTGGTTTTTTGATCTCATTCACTCTAAAAAAGATTTGGTGATCAATATGGATTATACGGAGGAGTATAAATCATATGCCATTTTTGTAAATGGTGTTACGCTTGAAAATGGGAACCCCGTGCTCATTAGCTCCATCGGTATTGATGTTTCGGTGGCTTCTAAACAATTTACCCAAATCGATCAGTTTGGTGGTGAGAGTTGGTTAGTGGATAGTCGAGGGATCATCCAATTAGCATTGGATAGTAATCTTCTCGAAAAGGAATTAAATTTTAGTTTCCCGGATGAAGTTGTATCCCAATTGAAAAATACGACAGATTCGATACGTATCTTTTCAGGAAAGGATTCTTTAGGTAACAATTGCCTTTACGGAAGTTACCAATTGCATTCTGTACCTTGGCGTGTGATTTATCGTGTTCCTGTATCGGCAATGACAAAATCTCTCGATTCCATCGCAATTTTTACCTTCGTTAGCATTCTATTTTCAGTTGTTCTTGTATCCATAGGAATGGGTTATGTGTTAACCAAAGTGACACATGCCATACGGGAAGCTTCACTTCTCATGAATCGTATTTCTCATAATGAATTGTCTTTCGAAGTTCCGAAAAACCAATTAGAAAGAAATGATGAGATCGGAGGTATGGCAAAAAGTTTAGAAAAAATGCGTCAAAATTTAACTGTGATTGTTCAAAAAATTCAAAATCTTTCTGAATCGATCACTGGAAAAAGTTCCCAGTTATCGTCACTCGCATCAGATTCATCTGCAACCATTGAAGAGATTGCCTCTTCTGTCCAAGAACTTTCCGCGAGTGCTGAAAATGTTTCTGCTTCGGCAGAAGAAATTTCATCTCAATCCAATTCGATGATTGAAACTTTAAATCTGCTTGGAAGTGAAATGGAGTTGGTATCCAAGGGAGCAGAAAAGATTGAAGGAAAAGCAAGCGAGCTTGAATCATTTGTTGGAAAATCCTTGTTAGATGCCAAATCTTTATTTGAAACAATCAATCTTAAAATTCAAAATGCGGTGAAAGATGCCGAAGCGATCAAAGAGATACGTGAGTTAGCAAGTATGATCGCAGAAATTGGTGACCAAACCAACTTGCTTTCGTTAAATGCTGCAATTGAAGCGGCACGGGCTGGTGAACATGGAAGGGGATTTGCTGTCGTTGCGACAGAGGTTTCCAATTTAGCAGGAAAGTCGCAAGAAACTGTAAAAAAAATTGTAGAACTCAATCATAAATTAGAAAAAGCAATGGTGGATATGGTTGATTCGGTGAAAGAACTTTTGAATATGATCACAGGAAAAGTGATACCTGATTATGAAGGTGTCGTCGCTTCTGGAAAAGAATATAAAATCCAGTCAGAAGAAATCTATACCCTTGCCAAACGGACATTTAACTTAGCAAAAGAGATCAGTAATAGCATTAGTGAAGTGCACCATGCAATTATATCTGTATCCGAAGCAATGAACCAAAATGCCCTGGCATTAGGGGAAATAAGCTCGGGTACCAATCAGATGAGTGAGGTCTCAATGCAAACGGCCGATAGTTCTTCTGAATTAAACCAAACTGCAATTGACATGAAAGAAATTGCCTATCAGTTTAAATTGATTTTATTTGATTTTTTCCTCGATCAGTTTTTTAATTTTTTCCATGGATGGTTTGTTGGCATCATCTAA
- a CDS encoding S41 family peptidase gives MKFSLFYISILSLFFLQFTACKPAQNKTTNKSNFKIDSIETLKKESKYPYLYVGKINLEHFIKLKNDIHILHLTSDKISTSASFGGAIKKAYQILSIDIYPKSFYDANRNHPKLYSDQTILPSDDHFFIRIKQKSNQIDETNEWEPKKRRELYLHFTSLNLDFHELEKQLDHIYTQAKNDPILGKDPNGLLEKIIFLAMLGYTEEIDPHTRVYDSREIKSDTSFNVLNHISHRVFFGYPDILYIKIKNFIQFNDNFTIASATKKIIEHELNEKKKNQNTVGVLLIDLRESEQANLIELRNFLSLFTSTKNLFSIRNRFEENIYPSLKGETILWDGPIGILVGPKTTAGGELVAGSLRENKNAVILGTRTFGQGTFQMFFEVGKKTGYFYAITNSKMYLPSGEEIQGFGIIPDINVENPNKDLNPPHETKFWNWIKPSKEKNPYIPKNIQTKLDERMKQNSTSKGLFAEENPMDIDPVLTQAIEYYKTYLSIMKETK, from the coding sequence ATGAAATTTTCCCTTTTTTACATCAGCATTTTGTCACTATTTTTCTTGCAATTCACTGCTTGTAAACCGGCCCAAAATAAAACGACAAACAAATCTAACTTTAAAATTGATTCCATAGAGACACTCAAAAAAGAATCAAAATACCCTTACCTCTATGTCGGAAAAATCAATTTAGAACATTTTATAAAACTAAAAAATGACATCCATATCCTACATCTAACGAGCGATAAAATCAGTACCTCCGCTTCCTTTGGAGGGGCCATCAAAAAAGCATACCAAATCCTTTCGATCGACATATATCCAAAAAGTTTTTACGATGCCAATCGAAATCATCCCAAACTTTATAGTGATCAAACGATACTCCCCTCGGATGATCATTTTTTCATTCGGATCAAACAAAAAAGCAATCAAATCGATGAAACAAATGAATGGGAGCCAAAAAAAAGAAGGGAACTCTACTTACACTTTACTTCCTTAAATTTAGATTTTCATGAATTAGAAAAACAACTAGATCACATTTATACCCAAGCAAAAAACGATCCTATTCTTGGCAAAGACCCGAATGGTTTATTAGAAAAAATTATCTTCCTAGCAATGTTAGGTTACACAGAAGAAATTGACCCACATACTCGCGTATACGATTCCAGAGAAATCAAATCAGACACTTCCTTTAATGTTCTCAATCATATTTCACATAGAGTTTTTTTTGGTTATCCGGACATTCTATACATCAAAATTAAAAATTTTATACAATTTAATGACAATTTTACAATTGCAAGTGCCACAAAAAAAATCATAGAACACGAATTGAATGAAAAAAAGAAAAATCAAAATACAGTGGGAGTATTACTGATCGATTTAAGAGAGAGTGAACAAGCAAACCTCATCGAACTCCGAAATTTTTTATCACTCTTTACTTCTACCAAAAATTTATTCAGTATCAGAAACCGTTTTGAAGAAAATATATATCCTTCTCTGAAAGGAGAAACAATCCTTTGGGACGGACCCATTGGAATTTTAGTAGGTCCCAAAACGACTGCTGGTGGTGAATTGGTAGCTGGTAGTTTACGTGAAAATAAAAATGCAGTGATTCTTGGTACAAGAACATTTGGCCAAGGAACATTTCAAATGTTCTTTGAAGTGGGTAAAAAAACTGGATACTTTTATGCAATCACCAATTCCAAAATGTATTTACCTTCCGGAGAAGAAATCCAAGGATTCGGCATCATCCCTGATATCAATGTAGAAAATCCTAACAAAGATCTAAACCCACCACATGAAACTAAATTCTGGAATTGGATCAAACCATCAAAAGAAAAAAATCCATACATTCCTAAAAACATCCAAACGAAACTCGACGAAAGGATGAAACAAAATTCCACAAGCAAAGGGTTGTTCGCTGAAGAAAACCCCATGGATATCGACCCAGTCTTAACTCAAGCCATCGAATATTACAAAACCTATTTGAGTATCATGAAGGAAACCAAGTGA
- a CDS encoding ROK family protein, with protein MRQAIGVDIGGGSIRVSLFDENGSELDSHHTKTPEHLDNDSFLEVLVESIRPLVKNIIGIGVGSPGPLNNETGVMLTSANMAGLKNLPIKSVLQKEFSLPVFYENDANCAALGEAIFGTYKNTESQLILTLGTGIGGGFVKQGKLYTGYLGNGIEIGHTTSVIGGALCGCGVHGCVESYFSTKGFLNRYFEKTNTKLPNAEAFFSLVRSNDSESKSILEFGTKALAHAVRNAIQLLNPEAVIFVGGITKSYDLFGALLEKEIRSTIFSVLNDRLLLGPGGNISGTLGAASLVFVKEKN; from the coding sequence TTGAGACAAGCGATTGGTGTTGATATTGGTGGAGGAAGCATCCGCGTTTCTCTTTTTGATGAAAATGGAAGTGAACTAGACTCCCATCACACCAAAACCCCTGAACACTTAGACAATGATTCCTTTTTAGAAGTACTGGTCGAAAGCATTCGCCCACTTGTAAAGAATATCATTGGAATTGGTGTTGGTTCCCCTGGCCCTCTCAATAACGAAACGGGCGTTATGCTGACAAGTGCCAATATGGCAGGTCTTAAGAACTTACCCATCAAATCAGTTTTACAAAAAGAATTTTCACTTCCAGTATTCTATGAAAACGACGCCAACTGTGCTGCATTAGGTGAAGCTATCTTTGGAACGTATAAAAACACCGAATCACAATTAATTTTGACATTAGGAACAGGGATTGGTGGAGGGTTTGTCAAACAAGGTAAACTTTATACGGGATACCTTGGGAATGGAATCGAAATTGGCCATACCACTTCTGTCATCGGGGGCGCCTTGTGCGGATGCGGAGTTCACGGTTGTGTGGAGAGTTATTTTTCCACAAAAGGATTTTTAAACCGTTATTTTGAAAAAACCAATACCAAACTCCCCAATGCAGAAGCCTTTTTTTCACTCGTTCGATCGAATGATTCAGAATCAAAATCCATTTTGGAATTTGGAACCAAAGCTTTAGCACACGCAGTTCGTAATGCGATCCAATTACTCAACCCAGAAGCGGTCATTTTTGTGGGTGGGATCACCAAGTCCTATGATTTGTTTGGTGCACTTTTAGAAAAAGAAATTCGATCTACAATCTTTTCTGTATTAAACGATCGATTATTACTTGGGCCTGGGGGCAATATATCAGGAACTCTGGGTGCCGCCTCACTTGTTTTTGTTAAGGAGAAAAACTGA
- a CDS encoding restriction endonuclease, translating to MAFFIFVGAAVILLGFLLTFVIGQRRDGYAKALSLATLGNFLDARALVREKLEEDHQNPYGHYVMAKIYAMENDPLNEAKHLEIIKKNNRYTKEIDAVTVSNRIAEIYYNKDFFEEAFFHYLDTLQVDRSNPIACIRLGFMALGQKEFKIADHFFARIPEEKINLTSYYIGKGVISGVTGGGKEREYFEKAYKIEKTPVSGFLYALSLSRENKHKDAVKTAIAISEQIEDEFVRFTLFQFLMTEAILMQNFPEALKYGRLCLEMAKLNAWQSEITECSIHFAMITTYMGRYEEGAEYLIEAEAERLDDPDVIALANLKYRLERGTGTVESLTHEYDLSRELNLLSVNLFPNSRYFELSGMRSSKPFNIKGMVDDSGKKLTSKLDMLGLDKFEKFISLPGTNFKNQATRMVMKLGYRVTKEISNPEADGVNLLASSKEDVNKRALFRVRKWKDAKVSDVFLREMTNQMEELGATKGFVIGNFDVTEAGKKIIAASNGALEMYSGDMFEDLLNKTM from the coding sequence TTGGCATTTTTTATCTTTGTTGGAGCCGCAGTGATTCTACTTGGGTTTCTTTTGACCTTTGTCATCGGACAAAGGCGAGATGGTTATGCCAAAGCCCTAAGCCTTGCGACTTTAGGGAATTTTCTAGATGCGCGGGCCCTTGTGCGGGAAAAATTAGAAGAAGACCACCAAAATCCCTATGGTCATTACGTGATGGCAAAAATTTATGCCATGGAAAATGACCCACTCAATGAAGCCAAACACCTCGAAATCATCAAAAAGAACAACCGGTACACCAAAGAAATTGATGCTGTGACCGTTTCCAACCGCATTGCCGAGATCTATTATAACAAAGATTTTTTTGAAGAAGCTTTTTTTCATTATTTGGACACCCTCCAAGTGGATCGTTCCAATCCAATCGCTTGTATTCGATTGGGTTTTATGGCTCTCGGACAAAAGGAATTCAAAATCGCAGACCATTTTTTTGCAAGGATCCCAGAAGAAAAAATCAATCTCACTTCCTATTACATTGGCAAAGGGGTGATTTCTGGGGTCACAGGTGGGGGGAAGGAAAGAGAGTATTTTGAAAAAGCATATAAAATCGAAAAAACGCCTGTCTCTGGATTTTTATATGCCTTGTCCTTATCACGTGAAAACAAACATAAGGATGCAGTAAAAACTGCCATTGCCATCAGCGAACAAATTGAAGACGAGTTTGTCCGTTTTACTTTATTCCAATTCCTTATGACAGAAGCCATTCTCATGCAAAATTTTCCAGAAGCATTGAAGTATGGTAGGTTGTGTCTTGAGATGGCAAAACTCAATGCATGGCAGAGTGAAATCACAGAGTGTAGTATCCATTTTGCGATGATCACCACCTATATGGGTCGTTATGAGGAAGGGGCAGAGTATTTAATTGAAGCGGAAGCAGAACGATTGGATGACCCTGATGTCATCGCCCTTGCCAATTTAAAATACAGATTGGAACGCGGAACGGGAACAGTTGAATCGTTAACACATGAATATGATTTGAGTCGTGAATTGAATTTACTTTCCGTCAACTTATTCCCTAACTCCCGTTACTTTGAGCTGAGTGGGATGCGATCTTCCAAACCCTTCAATATCAAAGGGATGGTTGATGATAGTGGCAAAAAACTCACATCCAAACTAGATATGCTCGGTCTTGATAAATTTGAAAAATTCATTAGTCTTCCTGGTACTAATTTTAAAAACCAAGCGACAAGAATGGTAATGAAACTTGGGTATCGTGTGACAAAAGAAATCTCAAATCCTGAAGCTGATGGTGTCAATTTACTTGCTTCCTCTAAAGAAGATGTGAACAAACGCGCTTTATTTCGAGTCCGAAAATGGAAAGATGCCAAGGTGTCCGACGTTTTTTTACGGGAGATGACAAACCAAATGGAAGAATTGGGAGCTACCAAAGGATTTGTGATTGGGAACTTTGACGTCACAGAAGCTGGAAAAAAAATCATCGCTGCGAGTAACGGAGCCTTGGAGATGTATTCGGGAGATATGTTCGAGGACCTTCTCAACAAAACTATGTAA
- a CDS encoding ankyrin repeat domain-containing protein, giving the protein MIRILQPIIIVVLGVLSFYCTESKSLLKTSEKGQILALKQLLLEKTDPNVQNQNGETPLILATKFGYAEIVEILIQNQANVNLVDQTGKTAFHWSVKKRFLNIAEILLEAKTKVDAVDSNKKTALVYVTKIGHADMVKLLITKQPNPNLQDRFENTAFMLSVRNQQMDVAEFLIQANANVLHRNFLGYSALDDANKPSMEKIKKLIEEKIK; this is encoded by the coding sequence ATGATTCGTATTCTCCAACCTATCATCATTGTTGTTTTGGGAGTTTTATCTTTCTATTGCACTGAATCCAAATCCTTACTCAAAACAAGTGAAAAAGGACAAATCCTTGCTCTCAAACAATTGTTACTGGAAAAAACTGATCCCAATGTTCAAAACCAAAACGGAGAAACTCCGCTTATCCTTGCTACAAAATTTGGATATGCAGAAATTGTAGAAATTTTGATCCAAAACCAGGCCAATGTGAATTTAGTAGATCAAACGGGAAAAACTGCTTTCCATTGGTCTGTTAAAAAACGTTTTTTGAACATCGCTGAAATATTGTTAGAAGCAAAAACAAAGGTAGATGCAGTCGACTCAAACAAAAAAACAGCATTGGTATACGTGACCAAAATAGGACACGCGGATATGGTGAAACTTCTCATCACAAAACAACCAAATCCAAATTTGCAAGATCGTTTTGAGAATACAGCTTTTATGTTGTCCGTTCGGAACCAACAAATGGACGTTGCAGAATTTCTCATCCAAGCCAATGCAAATGTCCTTCATCGAAATTTTTTAGGATACTCTGCCTTAGATGATGCCAACAAACCATCCATGGAAAAAATTAAAAAACTGATCGAGGAAAAAATCAAATAA